The following is a genomic window from Bordetella petrii.
GGCCTATGTGGCCAAGGCGCCGGCCGACGGCTATACCCTGTTCGGCGGCACCATCAGCACCCACGCCATCAACGCCAGCCTGTACAAAAACCTGCGGTACGACCCGGTCAAGGATTTCGAGCCGATCGCGCTGGTGGCCACGCTGCCCAACGTGCTACTGGTGGATCCAAACCTGGGCGTGAATTCAGTGGCCGAGCTGATCGCATTGCTCAAGCGCGAGCCGGCCAAGCGCACGTTCGCCTCGTCCGGCCCGGGCACCTCCACGCACCTGGCCGGCGAACTCTTCGCCGACACTATCGGCGTGCCGCTGACACACGTGCCTTACAAGGGCACCCCGCCCGCCATGGTGGATGTCTCGTCAGGCGCCGTGACCTTCATGTTCGACCAGATGACGGCCGCCCTACCCTTACTGCAGAACGGCAAACTGAAACTGCTGGCCGTGACCACGCCCAGGCGCATCGCGCTGTCCCCCGATACGCCCACCATGGAAGAAGCCGGCGTGGCGGGCTTCCAGATGGCGTCGTGGCAGGCGGTGTACGCCCCCAAAGGCACGCCCAAGCCCATCGTCGACCGCCTGTCGAAAGAAATCGCCGCCATCCTGAAAGAACCCGACGTGCAGGAAAAACTGGGCAAGACCATGGGAATGGAACTGGTGGGCAGCACACCCGAACAACTGCGCGACCTGATGGCCAGCGAGATTCCCCGCTGGGCCGAAGTGGTGAAGAAGTCGGGCGCGAGCGTGGATTGAAGCGCGCAACCGAAGACGCCCACCTTTACAGGTACCGCTCCCGATACCCCACGGGCGACATTCCGCAGTATTTGCTGAAAATATCGCGGAACGCCTTGGTGTCGCTGTAGCCGACTTCGTACATGACCTCGGCCACGGTTTTCCGGGAGCTTTCCAGCTGTTTCTTCGCCGCCTCGACGCGTATGCGCTGCAGGTACTCGACGATGCTGTTGCCGGTAGCCTGGCGGAACCGCCGTTCCAGCGTGCGGCGCCCCAACGCGTAGCGTTCGGCCAGCGCCTCGACCGTCAGGCGCTCGGCATAGCGGGTTTCGATATGCTGCTGCACAGCCAGCACGGTGTCGTCGGCATGCGCCTTGTGGCCCACGAACACTGAAAACGGCAACTGGCTCTGGCGGCTCCAGTCCAGCTGGAAAAACTTGGCGCACCAGATGGCGGTATCTCGGTCGGTGTGCTTTTCTATCAGGTGCAGCACCAGGTGCGCGGCCGAGAATGCGCCGCCGCTGGTGTACAGTCCCTGCTCGGCCATGACGATGCGATCGCAAACCCATTGCACCGCCGGAAACCATTGGGCATACAGCGACTGCGCCGCCCAGTGCACCACCGCGCGGCGGCCGTCCAGCAGGCCCGCCGCCGCCGGCAACGCTGCGCCCAGGCACAGGCAGGCCAGCTCGCCCCCGTTCTTGTAATACTGCGCCACCCAGTCGACCAGTTCCTGGTTGTCGGCCACGGCGCCCGGCCCGGGAGCCAGCAGCGGCGGCACGATGCAGATGTCCACCGCCCCCGCGTCGGCCAGCGTGGCGTCGGCCCGCACCTGGATGCGGCCCTCGTCCAGCAGCACCTGCGGCGCGGCCGCCACCAGGCGCACGGCAAAGCGCGGCTCGCGCCCTTGCGCCCGCAGGTACTCGTTCGCCGCCATGAAACCATGGCGGGCAGTTTCCAGCGACGCAATATTGGCCCCGGCGGGCAACAGGAAGGCGACGTTTTTCATGGCGCCAGCATACTGCCGCATGGCTGTCGCAATCCACCCGCAAGATTGTCGCAATTCCCCATCTGCGGCGGCCCGTTTTCCCGATACAGTACTCATTCGGCCTCGCGGGCCTAACCAGAACCAGGAGCATTGCCATGCAAGAACAGTACGTCGACGGTTTCCTGCTTGCTATCCCGAAAGACAAGCTGGATACCTATCAGGCCATGGCCTCGACCGCAGGCGCCGTCTGGAAAGAACACGGCGCGCTCGATTACCGCGAATGCGTGGGCGACGAGCTGCACGCAGACCCGAATTGCGCGTCGTTCGCCCAGGCCGCCGGCGCGGGCGAAGACGAGGTCGTCGTCTTTGCCTGGATTCTGTACCCCAGCAAAGCCGACCGCGACCGCACCAACGCCGCCGTCATGGCCGACCCGCGCCTGGCCCATTGCGAAGAAGGCGTGTTCGACATGAAACGCATGGCCTGGGGCGGCTTTCGCACGCTGGTCGCGGCATAGCGCCGCGGTTAAAAAAAAAGGCCCGGCTGTCGATCCGGCGCCGCGCCAATCGTCGTACTCACACAAGCGGCCTGCCATCCCGGCGCCGCCCCCTCTGGAGCCCAACATGGCCACCGTGAAACCCATTCCCGCCGATATGCACGCCGTGACGCCGCACCTGATTTGCGACGGCGCCGCCCGCGCCATCGATTTCTACGTCCAGGCCTTCGACGCAATCGAACTGGCGCGCCTGCCCGGCCCCGAAGGCAAGATCATGCACGCCAGCGTGCGCATCGGCGACTCCACGCTGATGCTGGCCGATGCCTTTCCCAATTGTGGCCCGAACGACCCCACCGCCCTGAACGGCTCGCCGGTGATCCTGCACCTGTACGTCGAAGACGTCGACGCCACCATGGCCCGCGCCCAGGCAGCCGGCGCCACCATCACCATGCCGGCGCAAGATATGTTCTGGGGCGACCGCTACGGCCAGCTGACCGACCCGCTGGGGCACCGGTGGTCGGTGGCCACGCACCAGCACGACTACACGCCCGAGCAGATCCAGGAAAACATGCGCGCCGCGTTTCCTGACGGTTGCGGCCAATCGTAATCGCGACGGCCGCGGGGCCGCGCAGCGGCAGTCCCGCGGCCCTATGGCCAGCCTAGAACACCTTGCGGTAAACAATAAAGCCCGACTGCTCGGCCACTTGGTCGTACAGGCGGCGCGCCGTGGCATTGCCTTCCTGGGTCTGCCAGTACACTCGTCCGCAATGCGCGGCGCGCGCCTGCTCGTAGACGGCTTCGATCAGCGCCCGTCCCACGCCACGGCCGCGCGCGGCTGGCAGGGTGTACAGATCCTGCAGGTAGCAATTGGGGCCCAGCGCGGTGGTGCTGCGGTGAAACAGGTAATGCACCAGCCCCAGCAGCGAACCTTCCGCCTCGGCCACCAGGGCATGCATGGGTTCGTAGCCATCGAAGAAGCGCGCCCATGTCGTGCGCGTGATCTCGTCGGGCAGCGCGGTGACGCCGGTACGGCCGTAAAAGGCGTTGTAGCCGTCCCAGAGCGGCTTCCAGGCAGCGAAGTCGTCTTGACGCACAGGGCGGATGGATACAGCGGCAGGCATGTCCGGCCTCCGGGCAAAGTGGCGGATAAAGGGAATTCTACAAGCCGCCCGCTATCCACCCCAACTACCCACCCCACCACCCGCCGCACCACCTGCCGCACCACCCGCTCCCCCATCGCGCGGCATTGTGCGCAATCAAGCGCGCCGCGCGAGTCTTCTTGAACTGCCAGGCGCAAACGCCTAAGGTGTGTTAATTGCACACCCCGTGCGTCCTGCCGCGCAACCTGCCTTCACATGTCCCGCACCGACCGCCCCCAGACTTTCGGCGAAGAAATCGCCAACAGCGTCAGCCACGGCCTGGGCGCGCTGGGCGCCCTGCTGGCGGCGCCGCTACTGATCGTGGGCGCCACCCGCCAGGGCGACGCCGCCCTGATCGCCGGCACGGCGGTCTTTGCCGCCTCCATGTGCCTGCTGTATCTGGCCTCCGCGCTGTACCATGCCCTGCCGCGCGGCCGCGCCAAGCGGCTGTTCAACGTGCTCGATCACTCCGCCATCTATCTGCTCATCGCCGGCACCTACACGCCGTTCACCCTGGGGCCGCTGCGCGGCCCGTGGGGCTGGACCTTGCTGGCGCTGGTGTGGGGCCTGGCGGCGCTGGGCGTCACGCTGAAGGCCAGCCGGCGGCTCGACCGTCCGCTGCTGTCCACCGGCCTGTACCTGGCCATGGGCTGGCTGGTGGCCATCGCGGTCGACCCCGTGCTCGAACACGTGCCCGCCGGCGGGCTGTGGCTGCTGCTGGCCGGCGGCCTGGCCTACACGGCAGGGGTCGTGTTCTTCGTGCTCGATTCGCGCTGGCGCTACGCCCACTTTGTTTGGCACTTGTTCGTGCTGGCGGGCACGGCATGCCATTTTTTTGCCGCGCTCTGGTACGCCATGCCGGTGGCGGCGTAGCCCTGGCGCCGGTCCGGTTTCAACTACGGTCCGGCACGAACGGATACGCCTGCACCCGGCCGCCGCCAGCCACGATGGCGGTGGCCTCGGGCACGTCTTCCCACGCGCCGGGCAACTCCACCAAAGGCTCGGACAGCAGCATGTAGGCGTCGTCGTCCAGCGCCGCGATGCGCGGCTCGTCGGGATACAACTGCTTCAGGTGCCGCACGTCGGTGCTATGGAACAGCGAGCGCGAATTCGCCTCGCTAGAGTACCGCACCGCGATCAGGCGCTGCCCGTCCAGCGCGCACACCGTCATGTTCAGCGGATGCTCGATGCCATGCCGGTGCCCGACATCTTCCACTACGGCCACCATGCGCTGCAGGGCCGGCACGGGGTCGGACTCCAGGCCCAGGCTCAGCGCCAGCAGGAACATCACTTCTGAATCGGTAGAGCCCTCGAGCGACGCGAAGTACCGCGGCGCGATCTGCATCATCAGTTCGCGCCGCAGCAACGGATAGCCGCGGATCAGGCCGTTGTGCACGAACAGCCAGCGGCCATGACGAAACGGGTGGCAGTTGGTTTCCTGGGCTGGCGTGTCGGTGGCGGCGCGGATGTGCGCCACGAACAGCGGCGCCCGGATGGCGCGCGCCGCCTCGCGCAGGTTGCGGTCGTTCCAGGCCGGATGAATGCTGCGGTAGCGGTATGGAAGCTCGTCCGGATCGGCGCCATACCAGCCCAGCCCGAAGCCGTCGCCATTGGTGGTGGTGGCGCCCAGCCGCGAGTGCAGGCTCTGGTCGATAAGCGAGTGCCGAGCCTTGAAAATGACAGTCTCGAGTTGCAGGGGACTACCGGTATAAGCCATCCAACGGCACATGGAAACGCTCCTCGAATTCGGGTCGACAGGGTTTTATACGCTTTTTGATAAAAGCCGCCGCATTCTTACAACCCGTTGACATATAGACAGGCATTGCCGATCATGACAGCCAGCCGTTGCCAAGGCGGCAAGGCCGCCGCCTGGCGGCCAACCACAAGCACCATAAACACAATACCGCGCCTGCCCTCGGCAATGCGCGGCAACCGGAGAGGCTTGTCATGGAGACTACACCCCTTAATCCCGCGCGCCGCCGCCTGCTGGCGGGCAGCGCCGGCGCACTGACCGTGGCCGGGCTCGCCACCTCTGGCGTGGCGCGCGCCAGCGAACAGGCGGGCAGCAAGGCCGCCGCCGCTCCGGCGGCCTCCGCGGCCAAGCCGCTGCCGGCCTACGCCGCCTGGAAAGACCCCGACAGCGTCATCGTGCACAGCGCCAATACCATCGAAACCCGGCGCGGCGCTTTCGGCGACGGCGTCATCACGCCGGCGCGCGAACTGTACGTGCGTAACAACCTGCCGCCGCCCGATGCATCGATTCTCGACGACCGCGATGCGTGGGCGGTCGAGATCCAGGGCGTGAAGCAACCCCGCACGCTGACGCTGGGCGAACTCAAGACCCTGGGCGTGGAGACCATGGCCACCGTGCTGCAATGCTCCGGCAATGGCCGGGGGTTCTTCCCGCACCAGCCCAGCGGCACGAAATGGCAGGTCGGCGCGGCCGGCTGCGTCATGTGGACCGGCATCCCGGTGCGCACGCTGGTCGAATACCTGGGCGGCCTGGAAGGCGACCCTGCCTACATGACCGGCACCGGTGGCGAGAAGCTGCCCGACGGCCTGGACCCGAAAACCCTCATGGTCGAACGCTCGGTGCCGCGCGACACCATGCAGGACGCCATGCTGGCCTGGGAAATGAACAATGAGCCGCTGTCGCTGGCGCACGGCGGCCCGCTGAGGCTGATCGTTCCGGGCTATACGGGCGTGAACAACGTCAAGTACATCAAGCGCCTGGCGTTCACCACCGAGCAAAGCCCCGTGAAAATCCAGCAGACCAGCTACCGGCTGGCGCCGCTGGACGCCAAGCCCGGCCCCGAACACCCCTCTGCCTGGGCCATGACGCCGAAGTCGTGGGTAACCGCGCCCGGCGCCGACGGCGAGCCCGTCAAGGCCGGACGGCAACTGGTGCGCGGCGTGGCGTTTTGCGGCATCCATGCCGTCAAGCGCGTGGACGTAT
Proteins encoded in this region:
- a CDS encoding class II glutamine amidotransferase translates to MCRWMAYTGSPLQLETVIFKARHSLIDQSLHSRLGATTTNGDGFGLGWYGADPDELPYRYRSIHPAWNDRNLREAARAIRAPLFVAHIRAATDTPAQETNCHPFRHGRWLFVHNGLIRGYPLLRRELMMQIAPRYFASLEGSTDSEVMFLLALSLGLESDPVPALQRMVAVVEDVGHRHGIEHPLNMTVCALDGQRLIAVRYSSEANSRSLFHSTDVRHLKQLYPDEPRIAALDDDAYMLLSEPLVELPGAWEDVPEATAIVAGGGRVQAYPFVPDRS
- the trhA gene encoding PAQR family membrane homeostasis protein TrhA gives rise to the protein MSRTDRPQTFGEEIANSVSHGLGALGALLAAPLLIVGATRQGDAALIAGTAVFAASMCLLYLASALYHALPRGRAKRLFNVLDHSAIYLLIAGTYTPFTLGPLRGPWGWTLLALVWGLAALGVTLKASRRLDRPLLSTGLYLAMGWLVAIAVDPVLEHVPAGGLWLLLAGGLAYTAGVVFFVLDSRWRYAHFVWHLFVLAGTACHFFAALWYAMPVAA
- a CDS encoding Bug family tripartite tricarboxylate transporter substrate binding protein encodes the protein MNLIRRRRLALTLAAAALAAAGLPAHAADWPNDKAISYVVPFTVGGSTDVVGRLLAQKLGERLHQSVVVENKPGAAGAIGAAYVAKAPADGYTLFGGTISTHAINASLYKNLRYDPVKDFEPIALVATLPNVLLVDPNLGVNSVAELIALLKREPAKRTFASSGPGTSTHLAGELFADTIGVPLTHVPYKGTPPAMVDVSSGAVTFMFDQMTAALPLLQNGKLKLLAVTTPRRIALSPDTPTMEEAGVAGFQMASWQAVYAPKGTPKPIVDRLSKEIAAILKEPDVQEKLGKTMGMELVGSTPEQLRDLMASEIPRWAEVVKKSGASVD
- a CDS encoding GlxA family transcriptional regulator; protein product: MKNVAFLLPAGANIASLETARHGFMAANEYLRAQGREPRFAVRLVAAAPQVLLDEGRIQVRADATLADAGAVDICIVPPLLAPGPGAVADNQELVDWVAQYYKNGGELACLCLGAALPAAAGLLDGRRAVVHWAAQSLYAQWFPAVQWVCDRIVMAEQGLYTSGGAFSAAHLVLHLIEKHTDRDTAIWCAKFFQLDWSRQSQLPFSVFVGHKAHADDTVLAVQQHIETRYAERLTVEALAERYALGRRTLERRFRQATGNSIVEYLQRIRVEAAKKQLESSRKTVAEVMYEVGYSDTKAFRDIFSKYCGMSPVGYRERYL
- a CDS encoding GNAT family N-acetyltransferase — protein: MPAAVSIRPVRQDDFAAWKPLWDGYNAFYGRTGVTALPDEITRTTWARFFDGYEPMHALVAEAEGSLLGLVHYLFHRSTTALGPNCYLQDLYTLPAARGRGVGRALIEAVYEQARAAHCGRVYWQTQEGNATARRLYDQVAEQSGFIVYRKVF
- a CDS encoding DUF1428 domain-containing protein, with the translated sequence MQEQYVDGFLLAIPKDKLDTYQAMASTAGAVWKEHGALDYRECVGDELHADPNCASFAQAAGAGEDEVVVFAWILYPSKADRDRTNAAVMADPRLAHCEEGVFDMKRMAWGGFRTLVAA
- a CDS encoding VOC family protein, which encodes MATVKPIPADMHAVTPHLICDGAARAIDFYVQAFDAIELARLPGPEGKIMHASVRIGDSTLMLADAFPNCGPNDPTALNGSPVILHLYVEDVDATMARAQAAGATITMPAQDMFWGDRYGQLTDPLGHRWSVATHQHDYTPEQIQENMRAAFPDGCGQS
- the sorT gene encoding SorT family sulfite dehydrogenase catalytic subunit, whose protein sequence is METTPLNPARRRLLAGSAGALTVAGLATSGVARASEQAGSKAAAAPAASAAKPLPAYAAWKDPDSVIVHSANTIETRRGAFGDGVITPARELYVRNNLPPPDASILDDRDAWAVEIQGVKQPRTLTLGELKTLGVETMATVLQCSGNGRGFFPHQPSGTKWQVGAAGCVMWTGIPVRTLVEYLGGLEGDPAYMTGTGGEKLPDGLDPKTLMVERSVPRDTMQDAMLAWEMNNEPLSLAHGGPLRLIVPGYTGVNNVKYIKRLAFTTEQSPVKIQQTSYRLAPLDAKPGPEHPSAWAMTPKSWVTAPGADGEPVKAGRQLVRGVAFCGIHAVKRVDVSLDGGKTWKQATLVGPDLGKYAWRQFALAVELPAGEHVLASRVEDTEGNVQVEERVENVRGYLNASWRDHALKITVS